A window of Raineyella sp. W15-4 contains these coding sequences:
- a CDS encoding organic hydroperoxide resistance protein, with amino-acid sequence MAHMKPLYTTTAVSTGDGRNGHVASPDGFVNAEVRIPQEMGGTGGATNPEQLFAAGYAACFHSALKAVGRQTRADLSESEVVADVSIGENGTGGFQLAVALEVTIPRLERSTAQDLVAQAHQVCPYSNATRGNIDVTLSVA; translated from the coding sequence ATTGCGCACATGAAACCTCTCTACACCACCACCGCAGTGAGCACCGGCGACGGCCGCAACGGGCATGTCGCCTCCCCCGACGGCTTCGTGAACGCCGAGGTCCGCATCCCGCAGGAGATGGGCGGCACCGGCGGGGCGACCAACCCCGAGCAGCTCTTCGCCGCCGGGTACGCCGCCTGCTTCCACTCCGCGCTCAAGGCGGTCGGCCGCCAGACCCGGGCCGACCTCAGCGAGTCCGAAGTGGTCGCCGATGTGAGCATCGGCGAGAACGGGACCGGGGGCTTCCAGCTCGCGGTCGCCCTGGAGGTCACGATCCCCCGCCTGGAGCGGAGCACTGCGCAGGACCTGGTGGCGCAGGCCCACCAGGTCTGCCCCTATTCCAACGCCACCCGCGGCAACATCGACGTCACCCTCAGCGTCGCCTGA
- a CDS encoding CPBP family intramembrane glutamic endopeptidase, translated as MATQPGCRGVLIFVVTTLLVSWGWWGMLIYWGATVTVGAWPTHFPGLLGPAIGALVAAGATGRPTFRRLVGRLARWRIGGLGWLLALVPLLVALLTVPVARLLTGAWPALDDLGRVSGLPPVTGGWVPVLVAVVFVVDGIGEELGWRGWLQPALAARWGTPRATIVTWLAWTLWHAPLFVVVATFRGLIGITLLGWLMGLACASVVAAWLMRRTDSVPALAAWHTAYTMAAGTAAAGGLFAATSTAAIIVWAVLILGAWAIRKSRGSGPTVR; from the coding sequence ATGGCAACGCAGCCCGGGTGCAGGGGCGTGCTCATCTTCGTCGTCACGACCCTCCTGGTCAGCTGGGGCTGGTGGGGGATGCTGATCTACTGGGGCGCCACAGTGACGGTCGGCGCCTGGCCGACCCACTTCCCCGGGCTGCTCGGTCCGGCGATCGGCGCGTTGGTGGCGGCCGGGGCCACCGGACGCCCCACCTTCCGCCGACTCGTCGGACGCCTGGCCAGATGGCGGATCGGCGGGCTCGGTTGGCTGCTCGCGCTTGTCCCACTACTTGTGGCACTGCTGACGGTGCCGGTCGCGCGGCTGCTGACCGGCGCCTGGCCCGCCCTGGACGATCTCGGCCGGGTCAGCGGCCTCCCACCGGTCACCGGCGGGTGGGTGCCGGTGCTGGTCGCGGTGGTCTTCGTCGTCGACGGGATCGGCGAGGAGCTGGGGTGGCGTGGCTGGCTGCAACCGGCACTGGCAGCACGATGGGGGACACCACGAGCGACCATCGTCACCTGGCTGGCGTGGACGCTGTGGCATGCGCCGCTGTTCGTCGTGGTCGCCACCTTCCGGGGGCTGATCGGGATCACCCTGCTCGGGTGGCTGATGGGCCTGGCCTGCGCCTCGGTCGTCGCCGCCTGGCTGATGCGGCGCACCGACAGCGTGCCCGCGCTCGCGGCCTGGCACACCGCCTACACCATGGCAGCCGGGACCGCCGCCGCCGGCGGCCTCTTCGCGGCGACCTCGACGGCGGCGATCATCGTGTGGGC